A stretch of the Pygocentrus nattereri isolate fPygNat1 chromosome 29, fPygNat1.pri, whole genome shotgun sequence genome encodes the following:
- the selenok gene encoding selenoprotein K translates to MVYVSNGQVLDSRTQSPWRLSFLSDLFWGVVEFIGLFLKTLVQPDLPKDDNSSASSRFSDGRGPPGFPGRRRMGRINHGAGPSPPPMGGGGUGR, encoded by the exons ATGGTGTACGTGTCTAATG gtcAAGTCCTGGACAGCAGGACCCAGTCGCCATGGAGATTATCTTTCCTAAGCGACCTCTTCTGGGGTGTAGTGGAGTTTATTGGCCTGTT CTTGAAGACGCTTGTCCAGCCAGATTTGCCCAAAGATGACAACTCCAGTGCATCGTCACGCTTCAGCGATGGCAGAGG GCCTCCTGGTTTTCCTGGACGGAGACGCATGGGCAGAATAAACCACGGTGCAGGCCCCAGTCCTCCTCCAATGGGTGGTGGAGGATGAGGAAGGTGA